One Methylobacterium sp. AMS5 genomic region harbors:
- the cysE gene encoding serine O-acetyltransferase, whose protein sequence is MPALAITLPLRATNRSTAETDVWAAMRAEAEAALIEEPLYAGLIQATVLDQRSLSEALAYRLAHRLGDGDLSRLTMRDLCFSAFEADRHAGLHAVRDLIAIRERDPTCRRYLDPFLFYKGFAALEGYRVAHWLWHQGRATLALHVQSRISEVFGCDIHPAARIGSGVFIDHATGVVIGETTVVADDVSILQSVTLGGNGKESGDRHPKIARGVLLSVGAKVLGNIRVGEGAKVAAAAVVLHEVPAHTTVAGVPARVVSRLRSDEEPAQTMDQSFGFGDGI, encoded by the coding sequence ATGCCGGCGCTGGCGATCACGCTGCCGCTGCGCGCCACGAACCGAAGCACGGCGGAGACCGACGTATGGGCCGCGATGCGCGCCGAGGCCGAGGCCGCGCTGATCGAGGAGCCGCTCTATGCCGGCCTGATCCAGGCGACGGTCCTCGACCAGCGCAGCCTGTCGGAGGCTCTGGCCTATCGCCTCGCCCACCGACTCGGCGACGGCGACCTGTCGCGGCTCACCATGCGCGATCTCTGCTTCTCCGCATTCGAGGCCGACCGGCATGCAGGGCTGCACGCCGTGCGCGACCTCATCGCCATCCGTGAGCGCGACCCGACCTGCCGGCGCTATCTCGATCCGTTCCTGTTCTACAAGGGTTTTGCCGCGCTCGAAGGCTACCGGGTGGCGCACTGGCTCTGGCATCAGGGTCGGGCGACGCTCGCCCTGCACGTGCAGAGCCGTATCTCCGAGGTGTTCGGCTGCGACATTCACCCGGCGGCGCGGATCGGCTCGGGGGTTTTCATCGATCATGCCACCGGCGTCGTCATCGGCGAGACCACGGTCGTGGCCGACGACGTCTCGATCCTCCAGTCGGTGACGCTCGGCGGCAACGGCAAGGAGAGTGGCGACCGGCATCCGAAGATCGCCCGCGGCGTGCTGCTCAGCGTCGGCGCCAAAGTGCTCGGCAACATCCGGGTCGGGGAAGGCGCCAAGGTCGCCGCCGCCGCGGTGGTGCTGCACGAGGTGCCCGCCCACACCACCGTCGCGGGCGTACCGGCACGGGTGGTCTCGCGCCTGCGGAGCGACGAGGAGCCCGCCCAGACCATGGATCAGTCCTTCGGTTTCGGCGACGGAATCTGA
- a CDS encoding sodium/solute symporter (Members of the Solute:Sodium Symporter (SSS), TC 2.A.21 as described in tcdb.org, catalyze solute:Na+ symport. Known solutes for members of the family include sugars, amino acids, nucleosides, inositols, vitamins, urea or anions, depending on the system.), whose translation MQAANNPLAVTFFFIFMALTLGITYWAARRTRTTEQFFAAGGQITAWQNGWALAGDFLSAAALLGIAGIITSNGFDGLIYSIGFLVGWPIISFLIVEPLRNLGKFTFADVVAYRLRQRPVRMAAAIGTLTVILLYLIAQMVATGSLIKLLFGLPYTASVIVVGTAMLIYVIFGGMLATTWVQVIKAVLLSLGGLVLALLVLAHFEMNPLRLFSAAADKYGERVLQPGSKVAGSGWDAISLGVGLMFGTAALPHILMRAFTVPDVKEARMSILYATGIIGSFHLLVFVIGFGAMVLVGPEAVTKAGGGGNMAAPLLALTVGGNGFFGFICAVAFATMLAVVAGLTLSGVATVCHDIWVNVVRNGHAPEREQLTVARIATVAIAVLAVFLGIVFEGQNVAFMAGLAFAVAAAANFPALLLSITWKRFTTAGAVASILIGTFSSLLLISLSPTIQVDVLGRSLAEVSQAWWFVPMKNPALISMPLSFLVAIAVSLLTKEDAADSTFQEMRRRIMFGASRTAYAGR comes from the coding sequence ATGCAGGCCGCCAACAATCCCCTCGCTGTCACGTTCTTCTTCATCTTCATGGCGCTGACGCTCGGCATCACCTATTGGGCCGCCCGGCGCACGCGCACCACGGAGCAGTTCTTCGCCGCCGGAGGCCAGATCACGGCTTGGCAGAACGGCTGGGCGCTCGCGGGCGACTTCCTCAGCGCGGCCGCGCTGCTGGGCATCGCCGGTATCATCACGTCGAATGGCTTCGACGGCTTGATCTACTCCATCGGCTTCCTGGTCGGCTGGCCGATCATCTCGTTCCTGATCGTCGAGCCGCTGCGCAACCTGGGCAAGTTCACCTTCGCCGACGTCGTCGCCTACCGCCTGCGGCAGCGCCCGGTGCGGATGGCCGCCGCCATCGGCACCCTGACCGTCATCCTGCTCTACCTGATCGCCCAGATGGTCGCGACGGGCTCACTGATCAAACTCCTCTTCGGCCTGCCCTACACCGCCTCGGTCATCGTGGTTGGCACCGCCATGCTCATCTACGTGATCTTCGGCGGCATGCTGGCCACCACCTGGGTTCAGGTGATCAAGGCGGTGCTCCTCTCCCTCGGTGGCCTCGTTCTGGCGCTCCTCGTGCTCGCCCATTTCGAGATGAACCCGCTGCGCCTGTTCTCGGCGGCGGCCGACAAGTACGGCGAGCGCGTGCTCCAGCCGGGATCCAAGGTCGCCGGAAGCGGATGGGACGCGATCTCGCTCGGGGTCGGGCTGATGTTCGGCACGGCGGCGCTGCCGCACATCCTGATGCGTGCCTTCACGGTGCCGGACGTGAAGGAGGCCCGGATGTCGATCCTCTACGCCACCGGCATCATCGGCTCGTTCCACCTCCTCGTCTTCGTGATCGGCTTCGGGGCGATGGTCCTCGTCGGGCCCGAGGCCGTCACGAAGGCGGGCGGCGGCGGCAACATGGCGGCACCGCTGCTCGCGCTAACGGTCGGCGGCAACGGCTTCTTCGGCTTCATCTGCGCGGTCGCCTTCGCGACCATGCTGGCGGTCGTCGCGGGCCTGACGCTCTCCGGGGTCGCCACGGTCTGCCACGACATCTGGGTCAACGTCGTCCGCAACGGCCATGCCCCGGAGCGCGAGCAGCTCACCGTCGCCCGGATCGCGACGGTCGCCATCGCGGTGCTGGCGGTGTTTCTCGGAATCGTCTTCGAGGGCCAGAACGTCGCCTTCATGGCGGGGCTGGCCTTCGCCGTCGCCGCGGCCGCCAACTTCCCGGCCCTGTTGCTCTCCATCACGTGGAAGCGGTTCACGACGGCGGGGGCGGTCGCCAGCATCCTGATCGGCACGTTCTCCTCGCTGCTGCTGATCAGCCTCTCCCCCACGATCCAGGTCGATGTGCTGGGGCGGAGCCTCGCGGAGGTCTCGCAGGCCTGGTGGTTCGTCCCGATGAAGAACCCGGCCCTCATCAGCATGCCGCTGTCCTTCCTCGTCGCGATCGCCGTCTCGCTCCTGACCAAGGAGGATGCGGCCGACAGCACCTTCCAGGAGATGCGCCGGAGGATCATGTTCGGTGCGTCGCGGACGGCCTACGCCGGCCGCTGA
- a CDS encoding family 2B encapsulin nanocompartment shell protein, with the protein MSGPGLSVSASAARNLATATVTSVQNVANTPRFLLRLLPFVDVAGGVYRVNRRAVVLAKPGRIDLSLEDKGRTIRPSSLRAVPLFSRLGDAELAALADKFTQSRHKAGEVIAEEGSSGRSLVVVADGTVELTLSGPYKGRLRQGLATRGDYFGDDALVGEAGPAPAVKALSAVTLLTLDRAAIEDEAVRSRIDQYQEERDRLKGHTNSYGEQGIELLAVHAGEPRLPTTFVDYEIDPREYHLSTIQTILNTHTRVTDLYSNEIDQLREQIRLTVDAVKEREEWELLNNSQFGLLGEVAGRQRIPTRSGPPTPDDLDELLTLVWKKPAFFVAHPRAIAAFGREATRRGVPPVVVHLFGAPFITWRGVPLVPSDKLPIDTDPATGAQTTSILLLRVGEGEQGVVGLQKSGVTGEIEPGLSVRYMGTNDHSIASHLVTRYFSAAVLVEDAIARLDNVLLGNYHDYA; encoded by the coding sequence ATGAGTGGACCGGGCCTGAGCGTGAGTGCATCCGCTGCGCGTAATCTAGCGACCGCGACCGTCACGTCGGTCCAGAATGTCGCCAACACTCCCCGTTTCCTCCTGCGTCTCCTGCCCTTCGTCGACGTTGCCGGCGGCGTCTACCGGGTCAACCGCCGCGCCGTGGTGCTGGCCAAGCCCGGCCGCATCGATCTCAGTCTTGAGGACAAGGGCCGCACAATACGCCCCAGCTCGCTGCGGGCCGTGCCGCTGTTCAGCCGCCTGGGCGACGCCGAACTGGCCGCGCTCGCGGACAAGTTCACGCAGAGCCGGCACAAGGCCGGCGAGGTCATCGCCGAGGAGGGCTCGTCCGGCCGCAGCCTCGTTGTGGTTGCCGACGGCACGGTCGAGCTGACCCTGTCGGGCCCCTATAAGGGCCGGCTGCGCCAGGGGCTTGCCACGCGCGGCGACTATTTCGGCGACGACGCCCTCGTCGGTGAGGCCGGCCCGGCGCCGGCGGTGAAGGCGCTCTCGGCGGTGACGCTGCTCACCCTCGACCGCGCCGCGATCGAGGACGAGGCCGTCCGCTCGCGCATCGACCAGTACCAGGAGGAGCGTGACCGCCTGAAAGGCCACACCAACTCCTACGGCGAGCAGGGTATCGAACTCCTGGCGGTCCATGCCGGCGAGCCGCGCCTGCCGACCACCTTCGTCGATTACGAGATCGATCCGCGCGAGTATCACCTCTCGACGATCCAGACGATCCTCAACACCCACACCCGCGTCACCGATCTCTATTCCAACGAGATCGATCAGCTGCGCGAGCAGATCCGCCTCACGGTCGATGCCGTGAAGGAGCGCGAGGAGTGGGAACTGCTGAACAACTCGCAGTTCGGCCTGCTCGGCGAGGTCGCCGGCCGCCAGCGCATCCCGACCCGCTCAGGGCCGCCGACCCCGGACGATCTGGACGAGCTGCTGACCCTGGTGTGGAAGAAGCCCGCCTTCTTCGTGGCCCATCCGCGCGCCATCGCCGCCTTCGGCCGCGAGGCCACCCGCCGCGGGGTGCCACCCGTGGTCGTCCACCTCTTCGGCGCGCCCTTCATCACCTGGCGCGGCGTGCCGCTGGTGCCGAGCGACAAGCTGCCGATCGACACCGATCCGGCGACGGGTGCGCAGACCACCTCGATCCTGCTGCTGCGCGTCGGCGAGGGCGAGCAGGGCGTGGTCGGCCTGCAGAAGTCGGGCGTGACCGGCGAGATCGAGCCCGGCCTGTCGGTGCGTTACATGGGCACCAACGATCACTCCATCGCCTCGCACCTCGTGACCCGCTACTTCTCGGCCGCCGTGCTGGTCGAGGACGCGATCGCCCGTCTCGATAACGTGCTGCTGGGCAACTACCATGACTACGCCTAA
- a CDS encoding DJ-1/PfpI family protein: protein MIPSDTHLEIGSLLFEGVDQIDLTGPFEVLSRIPNATYRVYGKTSETVRDVRGLRLTPDAAIEDAPQLDVLHVPGGFGQEDLMEDEAVLDWLRRQAGGARSVFSVCTGALLCGAAGLLKGRRATTHWASFDLLPYFGAIPVDQRVVVDGTWVFAAGVTAGIDGALRLAAELRGPDAAKAIQLYMAYAPEPPFDSGTPERAPPAILEQARAAVAAITERRTATARRAAARLGVQP from the coding sequence ATGATCCCGTCCGACACTCACCTGGAAATCGGCTCCCTCCTGTTCGAGGGCGTCGACCAGATCGATCTCACCGGCCCGTTCGAGGTGCTGTCGCGCATCCCGAACGCGACCTACCGCGTCTACGGCAAGACATCCGAGACGGTCCGGGACGTGCGCGGCCTGAGGCTGACGCCGGACGCGGCGATCGAGGACGCGCCGCAACTCGACGTGCTGCACGTCCCCGGCGGTTTCGGCCAGGAGGACCTGATGGAGGACGAGGCCGTCCTCGACTGGCTCCGCCGCCAGGCGGGCGGCGCGCGGAGCGTCTTCTCGGTCTGCACCGGCGCCCTGCTCTGCGGGGCCGCAGGTCTCCTGAAAGGCCGCCGCGCCACGACCCACTGGGCCTCGTTCGATCTGCTGCCCTACTTCGGCGCGATCCCCGTCGATCAGCGGGTGGTCGTCGACGGCACATGGGTGTTTGCGGCGGGCGTCACGGCGGGGATCGACGGCGCCCTGCGGCTGGCCGCGGAGCTGCGCGGCCCGGACGCTGCGAAGGCCATCCAGCTCTACATGGCCTACGCGCCCGAGCCGCCCTTCGACAGCGGCACGCCGGAGAGGGCGCCGCCGGCCATCCTCGAACAGGCCCGCGCCGCGGTGGCGGCGATCACGGAACGCCGCACGGCCACCGCCCGGCGCGCCGCCGCCCGGCTCGGCGTGCAGCCTTGA
- a CDS encoding heavy metal translocating P-type ATPase: MPVPAPFETTRPGSTTARGEASADGGRWRQALHRWQATLPLVGLCAGLAAQAFGAPDVAFWAWTVPTLVVLASLAREVVTSLLKGDVGLDLVALLSMSGAIALGQPLAGVVIALMYAGGQALEAFAAGRAAREMTALLSRQPRTALREDSEGVHEVPIDAVVSGDRVLVRVGDVVPVDGRVVASRAVLDQASLTGEALPVIHEAGGAVLSGSVNVGTPFSLVAERRAAESTYAGIVRLVEAARERKAPMVRLADRYGLAFLAVTLALAGGAWAVTQDPLRGLAVLVVATPCPLILAVPVALVSGLSRAAASGVLIKGGGALETLAKVSVLVVDKTGTLTHGTAHLSATEAFPPFDEAEVLRLAASLDQVSAHPTARALVDEALERGLDLAQPERVQEMPGEGVTGSVEGASVSIGGPRLMRRIGLTFPAEEQPIAASGAAAVVLVAVDGRPAGRLNLTDPLRADGAAVLAALRACGIRRIVLATGDRRSIAEALVAGAPIDAIAADLDPADKTAVVAAERARGPVMMVGDGVNDAPALAAADLGVALGVRGAAAAAEAADVVLLVDSLAPLPGAIRIARRAKFIALQSVWVGLGFSLAGMVAAAFGYLTPLQGALLQEAIDVAVILNAMRVLAPGPAEAEPETAAA; the protein is encoded by the coding sequence ATGCCTGTTCCAGCGCCCTTCGAGACGACCCGCCCCGGATCTACGACCGCAAGGGGCGAAGCGTCTGCGGACGGTGGCCGGTGGCGGCAAGCGCTGCACCGTTGGCAGGCGACGCTTCCGCTCGTCGGGCTCTGCGCCGGGTTGGCCGCACAGGCGTTCGGCGCGCCGGACGTTGCCTTCTGGGCCTGGACCGTCCCGACCCTGGTCGTGCTCGCCAGTCTTGCCCGTGAGGTCGTCACGAGCCTCCTGAAGGGCGATGTCGGCCTCGACCTCGTCGCGCTCCTTTCGATGAGCGGAGCCATCGCTCTCGGACAGCCGCTTGCCGGCGTGGTCATCGCCCTGATGTACGCGGGCGGTCAGGCGCTCGAAGCCTTCGCGGCGGGACGCGCGGCCCGGGAGATGACTGCGCTGCTGTCACGGCAGCCACGCACCGCACTCCGCGAGGACAGCGAAGGCGTGCACGAGGTGCCCATCGACGCGGTCGTCTCGGGCGACCGCGTGCTGGTCCGGGTCGGCGACGTCGTCCCCGTCGATGGGCGCGTCGTGGCGAGCCGCGCCGTGCTCGACCAAGCGAGCCTTACCGGCGAGGCGCTGCCCGTCATCCACGAAGCGGGAGGCGCGGTGCTCAGCGGCTCCGTCAACGTCGGGACACCCTTCTCGCTGGTGGCCGAGCGCCGGGCAGCGGAGAGCACCTATGCGGGTATCGTCCGCCTGGTCGAGGCCGCACGCGAACGGAAGGCGCCGATGGTGCGCTTGGCCGACCGCTATGGCCTTGCCTTTCTCGCCGTCACCCTTGCTCTCGCCGGGGGCGCCTGGGCGGTCACCCAAGATCCGCTGCGAGGCCTCGCCGTCCTCGTGGTCGCGACGCCGTGTCCGCTCATCCTCGCGGTTCCGGTCGCCCTTGTCTCCGGCCTGTCGCGGGCGGCGGCGAGCGGGGTGCTGATCAAGGGCGGGGGCGCCCTGGAGACGCTGGCCAAGGTCAGCGTCCTCGTGGTCGACAAGACCGGCACGCTGACGCATGGCACGGCCCATTTATCGGCCACCGAGGCCTTCCCGCCGTTCGATGAGGCAGAGGTGCTTCGGCTCGCCGCCTCCCTCGATCAAGTCTCCGCGCATCCGACGGCGCGGGCCCTCGTCGACGAGGCCCTGGAGCGGGGGCTCGACCTCGCGCAGCCGGAACGAGTGCAGGAGATGCCGGGGGAAGGGGTGACAGGTTCGGTCGAGGGCGCCTCGGTCTCGATCGGAGGGCCGCGCCTGATGCGCAGGATAGGGCTGACCTTCCCGGCCGAAGAGCAGCCGATCGCGGCGAGCGGCGCTGCGGCGGTGGTGCTCGTGGCCGTCGATGGGCGCCCGGCGGGCAGATTGAACTTGACGGACCCGCTGCGGGCGGACGGCGCCGCCGTGCTCGCGGCCCTGCGGGCCTGCGGCATCCGGCGCATCGTGCTTGCGACGGGCGACCGGCGCTCGATCGCCGAGGCGCTCGTCGCGGGAGCGCCCATCGATGCCATCGCTGCCGACCTCGATCCGGCGGACAAGACCGCCGTGGTGGCGGCCGAGCGGGCGCGAGGGCCTGTGATGATGGTCGGGGACGGCGTGAACGACGCCCCCGCGCTGGCCGCGGCGGATCTCGGCGTGGCGCTCGGCGTACGGGGCGCGGCCGCGGCGGCCGAAGCCGCCGACGTAGTCCTGCTCGTCGATAGCCTCGCCCCGCTTCCGGGCGCGATCCGCATCGCCCGCCGGGCCAAGTTCATCGCCCTTCAGAGCGTCTGGGTCGGCCTCGGATTCTCGCTCGCCGGAATGGTTGCCGCAGCCTTCGGCTACCTGACGCCGCTTCAGGGCGCGCTGCTCCAGGAAGCCATCGACGTCGCGGTCATCCTCAACGCCATGCGGGTGCTGGCTCCAGGGCCGGCAGAAGCAGAGCCCGAGACGGCGGCGGCCTGA
- a CDS encoding YeeE/YedE family protein, producing the protein MDGFTPLSATLGGIMIGASAALFLLLNGRIAGISGILGGLLTPPSRETWWRAAFLAGLVLAPLVYAGLGGSLLSVTVDASFTLLVVAGLLVGFGARLGAGCTSGHGVCGIGRGSPRSLAATGTFMAVAILTVFVTRHLLGA; encoded by the coding sequence ATGGACGGTTTCACGCCACTCAGCGCCACTCTCGGCGGCATCATGATCGGCGCCTCCGCTGCCCTGTTCCTGCTTCTGAATGGACGGATCGCCGGCATCAGCGGCATCCTCGGCGGGCTGCTCACCCCTCCCTCGCGCGAGACTTGGTGGCGGGCCGCCTTCCTGGCCGGCTTGGTCCTGGCGCCGCTGGTCTATGCCGGCCTGGGAGGAAGCCTGCTGTCGGTGACGGTCGACGCCTCGTTCACGCTCCTCGTCGTCGCGGGTCTGCTGGTCGGGTTTGGCGCGCGCCTCGGGGCCGGCTGCACCAGCGGTCACGGCGTCTGCGGCATCGGTCGCGGCTCACCCCGCTCCCTCGCTGCCACCGGCACCTTCATGGCTGTGGCCATCCTGACCGTCTTCGTCACGCGCCACCTGCTCGGAGCCTGA
- a CDS encoding LysR family transcriptional regulator, which yields MFDWNDLTFFLELARHGRLMPAARRLRVDNTTVSRRIAELERGLDTKLFQRCSDGFLLTEAGHKLFVIAETIEQKMLSVPEELGLSDGAEPAGRVRVASMEGIAAFYLSAKFAEFAAAMPGIVVELVTERHLINLTKREADISVSFVPPQGPRLKVRRVGEFRLALFGSERYLATHGRPKTRADLQDHAFVDYVDDLVAIEPVHWLLEVLKPTNVAFRSTSMAAQQTAVAAGAGLGLLPLFSAKTNPALIPVLADDVVVQRELYLGVHEDIEHAGRIRAVTRFLADLFATEAKYLNRF from the coding sequence ATGTTCGATTGGAACGACCTCACCTTCTTCCTGGAGCTTGCCCGGCATGGCCGGCTGATGCCGGCCGCGCGTCGGCTCAGGGTCGATAACACGACAGTCAGCCGTCGCATTGCGGAGTTGGAGCGGGGGCTCGACACAAAACTCTTCCAGCGCTGCTCCGACGGCTTCCTGCTGACCGAGGCCGGCCACAAGCTCTTCGTGATCGCGGAGACGATCGAACAGAAGATGCTGTCCGTGCCGGAAGAACTCGGTCTTTCGGATGGAGCCGAGCCCGCGGGACGCGTGCGCGTCGCCAGCATGGAAGGCATCGCCGCGTTCTACCTGTCGGCCAAGTTCGCCGAGTTCGCCGCCGCCATGCCCGGCATCGTGGTCGAACTCGTCACGGAGCGGCACCTCATCAACTTGACCAAACGCGAGGCCGACATCTCGGTGTCCTTCGTGCCGCCCCAGGGCCCGCGCCTCAAGGTGCGGCGGGTCGGCGAGTTCCGCTTGGCCCTGTTCGGATCAGAACGCTACTTGGCCACGCACGGCCGCCCGAAGACGCGCGCCGACCTTCAGGACCACGCTTTCGTGGACTACGTCGATGATCTCGTGGCGATCGAGCCGGTGCATTGGCTGCTCGAAGTCCTGAAGCCGACGAACGTGGCCTTCCGCTCCACCAGCATGGCCGCCCAGCAGACAGCCGTCGCCGCAGGGGCGGGGCTCGGCCTGCTGCCGCTTTTTTCAGCAAAGACCAACCCGGCGCTCATCCCCGTCCTGGCGGACGATGTCGTGGTGCAGCGCGAACTCTATCTCGGTGTTCACGAAGACATCGAGCATGCCGGCCGGATCCGCGCCGTGACCCGCTTCCTGGCCGACCTGTTCGCAACGGAGGCAAAGTACTTGAACCGATTTTAG
- a CDS encoding DUF6691 family protein, with protein MAKTVSAFAVGLLFGLGLLVSGMADPAKVLAFLDVAGRWDPSLALVMAGAVAVSAAGTLVARQRGRPLLAPRLEIPTRRDLDPRLIAGAAVFGIGWGLVGLCPGPALTLLTVAPAQAATFVVAMVVGMLLFRLVPSAASKPTAVQGADA; from the coding sequence ATGGCCAAAACCGTTTCTGCCTTCGCCGTCGGCCTGCTGTTCGGGCTCGGCCTGCTCGTCTCCGGCATGGCTGATCCGGCCAAGGTCCTCGCCTTCCTCGACGTGGCGGGACGCTGGGATCCGAGCCTTGCCCTTGTCATGGCGGGCGCCGTCGCGGTCTCGGCCGCCGGCACCCTCGTCGCACGGCAGCGCGGCCGGCCGCTGCTCGCGCCCCGGTTGGAGATCCCGACCCGGCGCGACCTCGACCCGCGCCTGATCGCCGGTGCCGCGGTCTTCGGCATCGGCTGGGGCTTGGTGGGCCTGTGCCCCGGGCCGGCGCTGACCCTCCTGACGGTCGCGCCTGCGCAAGCCGCGACCTTCGTCGTCGCCATGGTCGTCGGCATGCTGCTGTTCCGCCTCGTGCCCTCGGCGGCCTCGAAGCCGACGGCCGTTCAAGGGGCTGACGCGTAA
- a CDS encoding carbon-nitrogen hydrolase family protein, with translation MSLQYPKFKAAACHVASVFLDSIASAEKAVALIGEAARAGADLVVFPEGYMPGFPLWAALRAPIHNHDLFKRLAAQSVRLDGPEIGAVRAAARRHGVLVSLGFSESTEASLGCLWNANVLIGRDGAILNHHRKLVPTFYEKLIWANGDARGLRVTPTEIGRVGMLICGENTNPLARYTLMAQGEQVHISTYPPAWPTRPPGESAAYDLKRAIEIRAGAHAFEAKVFNIVCSAVLDAAARATLCDGDTALAELVERTPAGVSMVLDPTGSHVVEPHQGDETIVYADIDIEACVEPKQFHDVVGYYNRFDIFRLHVDRTPREPISFDAAVRPSGVAADGVDGLEALDPDGARAQPGFGEPAPVQPLRRAGH, from the coding sequence ATGTCCCTCCAATACCCGAAGTTCAAGGCGGCCGCCTGCCACGTCGCCTCGGTCTTCCTCGACAGCATCGCCTCCGCCGAGAAGGCCGTTGCACTGATCGGCGAGGCCGCCCGCGCGGGCGCCGATCTCGTGGTTTTTCCCGAGGGGTACATGCCGGGCTTCCCCCTCTGGGCGGCCCTGCGGGCGCCGATCCACAACCACGATCTGTTCAAGCGCCTCGCGGCCCAGTCCGTGCGCCTGGACGGCCCGGAGATCGGCGCGGTCCGCGCCGCCGCCCGGCGCCACGGCGTGCTCGTCTCGCTGGGGTTCAGCGAGAGCACCGAGGCCAGCCTCGGCTGCTTGTGGAACGCGAACGTGCTGATCGGCCGCGACGGGGCGATCCTCAACCACCACCGCAAGCTCGTGCCGACCTTCTACGAGAAGCTCATCTGGGCGAACGGCGACGCCCGGGGCCTGCGCGTGACGCCCACCGAGATCGGCCGCGTCGGCATGCTGATCTGCGGTGAGAACACCAATCCGCTGGCCCGGTACACGCTGATGGCGCAGGGCGAGCAGGTCCACATCTCGACCTACCCGCCGGCCTGGCCGACCCGCCCGCCGGGAGAAAGCGCCGCCTACGACCTGAAACGGGCCATCGAGATCCGTGCCGGGGCGCATGCCTTCGAGGCCAAGGTGTTCAACATCGTCTGCTCCGCCGTCCTCGACGCGGCCGCCAGGGCCACCCTCTGCGACGGGGACACCGCCCTCGCCGAGCTCGTCGAGCGGACCCCGGCGGGCGTATCCATGGTCCTCGACCCCACCGGCTCCCATGTCGTGGAGCCGCACCAGGGGGACGAGACGATCGTCTACGCCGACATCGACATCGAGGCCTGCGTCGAGCCCAAGCAGTTCCACGACGTCGTCGGCTACTACAACCGCTTCGACATCTTCCGCCTCCATGTCGACCGCACGCCGCGCGAGCCGATCAGTTTCGACGCGGCCGTCCGGCCGTCGGGAGTTGCCGCCGACGGCGTCGATGGGCTCGAGGCCCTCGATCCGGATGGCGCGCGCGCACAGCCCGGCTTCGGCGAGCCGGCGCCGGTCCAGCCGCTTCGCCGCGCAGGCCACTGA
- a CDS encoding DUF485 domain-containing protein translates to MLSPDRVAPREEAEAITRLSRTRSRVAIALSLVMITMYFGFMTMFAFAKTAMGTILMPGLSLCILLGAGVIVGSFVLCLVYVVWANRFYDPAVRRIMS, encoded by the coding sequence ATGCTTTCACCCGATAGAGTGGCCCCTCGCGAGGAGGCCGAGGCGATCACAAGACTATCGCGAACGCGATCGCGCGTGGCGATCGCGCTGAGTCTCGTGATGATCACGATGTATTTCGGGTTCATGACGATGTTCGCCTTCGCCAAGACTGCGATGGGCACGATCCTGATGCCCGGCTTGTCGCTCTGCATCCTGCTCGGCGCAGGGGTGATCGTCGGCTCATTTGTCCTTTGTCTGGTCTACGTCGTCTGGGCGAACCGGTTCTACGACCCGGCCGTGCGCCGCATCATGAGCTGA